The following coding sequences lie in one Mucilaginibacter sp. KACC 22773 genomic window:
- a CDS encoding sodium/sugar symporter: MKTLSYGDYVVFFIYFVIVSSYGYWVYKRKHNADATSKDYFLAEGSLTWWAIGASLIASNISAEQFIGTSGSAFKMGLAISTYEWMAAITLIIVAVFFIPVYLKNKIFTMPQFLHQRYNSTVAMIMAIFWLLLYIVVNLMSILYLGALAISGISGLNIWLCIILLAVFSAFITLGGMKVIGYTDVIQVAVLILGGLMASYLALTLLSEKEGTTGLLNGFKILHSEASDHFHMIFKKDNPNYMDLPGLSVLIGGMWITNLNYWGCNQYITQRALGANLKTARGGILFAAFLKLLMPVIVVLPGIAAYLLYQKGMFHQEMMSSTGVTDPNKAYPSLLNLLPTGLKGLSFAALTAAIVASLAGKANSIATIFTLDIYKKAINPGATDKKLVNLGKISVLVALALGVILSFFIGNALMGEGKQGFQYIQEYTGFVSPGIFAMFILGFFWKKATSNAALFATIGGFIMSCVFKVLPRFADLSFLSPYGFSKLALQDDKVTKLYEIPFLDRMGFVFVICIIGMYIISKIETAKGVVTNGLEIDASMFKTSKGFLAGAVIITGIVVALYSVFW, encoded by the coding sequence CTGAAAACCCTCTCGTACGGCGATTATGTCGTGTTTTTTATTTACTTCGTTATAGTATCCAGCTATGGCTATTGGGTATACAAGCGTAAGCATAATGCCGACGCGACCTCGAAAGACTATTTTTTGGCCGAAGGATCGCTTACCTGGTGGGCAATCGGGGCATCATTAATCGCCTCCAATATATCTGCCGAGCAGTTTATCGGCACCAGCGGATCGGCGTTCAAGATGGGTTTAGCGATATCAACTTACGAGTGGATGGCGGCAATTACGCTAATTATTGTGGCAGTATTTTTTATACCGGTATATCTTAAAAACAAGATATTCACCATGCCGCAATTTTTGCACCAGCGCTATAACAGCACGGTTGCTATGATAATGGCTATATTTTGGCTGTTGTTATACATCGTAGTTAACTTAATGTCTATCCTTTACCTGGGTGCATTGGCTATCAGTGGTATATCTGGCCTCAACATCTGGTTATGTATTATATTACTCGCAGTTTTCTCGGCATTTATTACTCTTGGGGGCATGAAGGTTATCGGTTACACTGATGTTATTCAGGTTGCTGTGCTTATTTTAGGCGGATTGATGGCTTCTTACCTGGCGCTAACTTTATTGAGTGAGAAGGAGGGCACTACAGGTTTATTAAATGGATTTAAAATATTACATTCAGAAGCTTCAGACCACTTCCACATGATCTTCAAGAAGGATAATCCTAACTACATGGATTTGCCTGGTTTATCAGTTTTAATAGGCGGTATGTGGATTACCAATCTTAATTATTGGGGCTGTAACCAATATATTACACAAAGGGCTTTGGGTGCAAACCTTAAAACCGCCCGTGGTGGTATTCTTTTCGCGGCTTTCCTTAAACTATTAATGCCTGTTATTGTGGTATTACCGGGTATTGCCGCTTATTTATTGTACCAAAAAGGCATGTTCCACCAGGAAATGATGAGCTCAACAGGTGTAACTGATCCTAATAAAGCTTATCCATCTTTATTGAACTTATTGCCAACCGGCTTAAAAGGCCTATCGTTTGCGGCACTAACGGCGGCAATTGTAGCTTCTTTAGCAGGTAAAGCCAATAGTATAGCCACTATATTTACATTAGATATCTATAAAAAAGCTATCAATCCCGGGGCTACTGATAAAAAATTGGTAAATCTTGGTAAAATATCTGTTCTCGTTGCTTTGGCATTAGGCGTTATTTTATCGTTTTTTATCGGCAACGCTTTGATGGGCGAAGGTAAACAAGGGTTCCAGTACATCCAGGAGTATACAGGGTTTGTATCTCCGGGTATATTTGCCATGTTCATTCTTGGTTTTTTCTGGAAAAAAGCTACATCAAACGCGGCCTTGTTTGCTACAATTGGAGGTTTCATTATGTCGTGTGTATTTAAAGTTTTACCACGCTTTGCCGATCTTAGCTTCCTGTCGCCATACGGTTTCTCCAAACTGGCTTTACAGGATGATAAGGTAACCAAACTGTACGAAATACCTTTCCTTGACCGTATGGGCTTTGTATTTGTTATTTGTATTATAGGTATGTACATCATATCAAAAATTGAAACTGCCAAAGGTGTTGTTACCAATGGCCTTGAAATTGACGCATCGATGTTTAAAACTTCGAAAGGCTTTTTGGCCGGTGCGGTAATTATTACAGGTATCGTGGTTGCACTTTACTCTGTTTTCTGGTAG
- the uxuA gene encoding mannonate dehydratase, which translates to MVNNLEETFRWFGPADPVTLTAISQSGATGVVTALYHIPVGEVWSLDEIIQRKNIIEAAGLRWSVVESVNIHESIKTAGADRDTYIQNYVATLQNLAQAGINIVCYNFMPVLDWTRTDLDYLLANKATALRYDAKALAAFDLYILERLGARDDYSAAQQQVAKQYLDNITADERTQLINNLMAGLPGTNKTLTIPEFKEHLKRYADVDAAGLKENLAYFLRGIIPAAEKAGVKMCIHPDDPPFPILGLPRVVSTEQDLADLVNYYPSPSNGITFCTGSLGARADNDLPGIVERLGEHIHFLHLRNVQREADGSFYEAEHLGGSTDMYAVMKNIVLEQQKRVADGRDDIAIPMRPDHGHKLLDDFNHKTYHGYSAIGRLKGLAELRGLEMGVKRSLLDKA; encoded by the coding sequence ATAGTGAATAATTTAGAAGAAACATTCCGGTGGTTTGGCCCTGCCGATCCGGTTACACTAACAGCAATTTCGCAATCCGGGGCTACCGGCGTTGTTACAGCACTTTACCACATCCCAGTTGGCGAGGTTTGGAGTTTGGATGAAATCATCCAGCGTAAAAATATAATTGAGGCAGCCGGTTTACGATGGTCGGTTGTAGAGAGCGTGAATATTCACGAAAGCATAAAAACCGCCGGTGCCGATAGGGATACATATATCCAAAACTATGTGGCTACGCTTCAAAATCTGGCGCAGGCAGGTATCAATATTGTATGCTACAACTTTATGCCCGTGCTTGATTGGACACGAACCGACCTGGATTACCTGCTGGCCAACAAGGCAACTGCCTTAAGATACGATGCTAAAGCTTTAGCCGCATTTGATTTGTATATACTGGAGCGCCTTGGTGCGCGCGATGATTACAGTGCCGCCCAACAGCAGGTTGCCAAACAATACCTTGACAATATTACCGCCGATGAACGCACGCAACTGATCAATAACCTGATGGCAGGTTTGCCAGGCACCAATAAAACATTAACTATTCCCGAATTTAAAGAGCACTTAAAGCGCTACGCCGATGTTGATGCCGCTGGTTTGAAGGAAAACCTTGCCTATTTTTTACGTGGAATTATCCCGGCGGCCGAAAAAGCAGGGGTTAAAATGTGCATCCACCCGGACGATCCTCCATTCCCGATATTGGGCCTGCCAAGGGTGGTATCTACAGAGCAAGACCTTGCCGACCTGGTGAACTATTACCCTTCGCCAAGTAACGGCATCACTTTTTGTACCGGTTCATTAGGGGCAAGGGCTGATAATGATTTACCGGGAATTGTTGAACGTTTAGGCGAACATATTCACTTCCTGCACCTGCGCAATGTGCAGCGCGAAGCTGATGGCAGCTTTTACGAGGCCGAGCATTTGGGTGGTAGTACCGATATGTACGCCGTAATGAAGAATATTGTATTGGAGCAGCAAAAACGTGTGGCCGATGGCCGGGATGATATTGCCATACCCATGCGCCCCGATCATGGACATAAACTGCTGGACGATTTTAACCACAAAACTTACCATGGCTACTCGGCCATAGGCAGGCTGAAAGGGCTTGCCGAGTTACGGGGGCTTGAAATGGGCGTTAAGCGCTCTTTATTGGATAAAGCATAA
- the uxaC gene encoding glucuronate isomerase — translation MKNFLDKDFLLTTETARRLYHEYAANLPIIDYHSHLPPDQIAGDINFENITQVWLNGDHYKWRAMRANGVDEDYITGKKTDLEKFEQWAATVPYTLRNPLYHWTHLELQRYFDIHDLLSPGTARQIYEESSKKLQSPEYSIRNIIKSKNVEVICTTDDPLDDLAYHQKIKADGYEVQVLPTFRPDKAMNADDLVGLNLYIDKLQVIAGTAINTIDAYLLALKGRHDYFAANGGRLSDHGLEQVYAEDYTDAEIADIFIKIRSNQSLDVTEALQFKSAMLHNFALWNHEKGWVMQLHLGALRNNNARGLSELGPDTGWDSIGDFSQGRALSKFLNRLDTTNQLSKTILYNLNPADNELMASMTGNFNDGSVAGKIQFGSAWWFLDQKDGMTKQMNALSNIGLLSRLVGMLTDSRSFLSFPRHEYFRRLVCNLFGDDIENGELPNDMAWTGKIVQDICYYNAKNYFNFDQSK, via the coding sequence ATGAAAAACTTTTTAGATAAAGACTTTTTATTAACTACCGAAACCGCGCGGCGCCTGTACCATGAATATGCCGCGAATTTGCCTATTATTGATTACCACAGCCATTTGCCGCCCGACCAGATTGCCGGCGATATTAACTTTGAAAACATAACCCAGGTATGGCTCAACGGCGACCATTATAAATGGCGTGCCATGCGTGCCAACGGCGTTGATGAGGATTACATTACCGGGAAGAAAACCGACCTGGAAAAATTTGAACAATGGGCGGCCACCGTACCCTATACACTGCGCAACCCGCTTTACCATTGGACACACCTCGAACTGCAGCGGTATTTTGATATTCACGACCTGTTATCGCCGGGTACGGCCAGGCAGATTTATGAGGAGAGCAGTAAAAAGTTGCAATCTCCGGAGTACAGCATCCGCAATATTATCAAAAGCAAAAATGTTGAGGTAATATGTACTACCGACGACCCGCTGGACGACCTGGCTTATCATCAAAAAATAAAAGCTGATGGCTACGAAGTACAGGTGTTGCCAACTTTCAGGCCGGATAAGGCTATGAATGCCGATGATTTGGTAGGATTAAACTTGTACATTGATAAACTGCAGGTGATAGCAGGCACCGCTATCAATACTATTGATGCCTATTTATTGGCCTTAAAAGGCCGCCACGATTATTTTGCAGCAAACGGCGGCCGGTTATCCGACCATGGTTTGGAGCAGGTATATGCCGAAGATTATACCGATGCCGAAATAGCGGATATATTTATCAAGATCAGGAGCAACCAGTCCCTTGATGTAACCGAAGCTTTGCAATTTAAATCGGCCATGCTGCATAATTTTGCTTTGTGGAACCACGAAAAAGGCTGGGTAATGCAGTTGCACCTGGGTGCCTTACGCAATAACAACGCCCGCGGACTAAGCGAACTTGGACCGGATACCGGTTGGGATTCGATAGGTGATTTTTCGCAGGGCAGGGCTTTGTCTAAATTCCTGAACCGGTTGGATACAACCAATCAGCTCAGCAAAACCATCCTGTATAACTTAAACCCGGCCGATAACGAACTAATGGCATCCATGACCGGTAATTTTAACGATGGCTCGGTAGCAGGAAAAATCCAGTTTGGATCGGCCTGGTGGTTTTTGGATCAAAAGGACGGCATGACCAAACAGATGAATGCGTTATCCAACATAGGGTTGCTCAGCAGGTTGGTAGGGATGCTTACCGATTCGCGCAGCTTCTTATCTTTCCCAAGGCACGAGTATTTCCGCAGGCTGGTTTGTAACCTGTTCGGCGATGATATCGAAAACGGAGAATTGCCAAACGATATGGCATGGACGGGTAAAATAGTGCAGGATATTTGTTATTACAACGCGAAGAATTACTTTAATTTCGATCAGAGCAAATGA
- a CDS encoding sugar kinase, producing the protein MSTAFEITGSKGRILSFGELLLRICPDAGGQWLNDNQMPFFIGGAELNVAGALALWQLPSAYFTALPDNAMSAQIIDHLEAKKIDTSPVHKQGDRIGLYYLTRGKDIKNNALIYDRAGSAFAMLKPGQVNWDKVLDGVSWFHFSAICPAISQDVADVCLEVLEAASAKGITISVDLNYRSRLWKYGKQPIDVMPQLVKYADLVMGNVWAAELMLGIPVAPDIHESGQKSIYLKEALKTSETIMAQYPKCKAVANTFRFDAGEGINYYTALYTGDKLYNSSQYETDKVVDKVGSGDCFMAGLIYGFYNNLGPQQTLQFATAAAYTKLFIEGDATNKTVEEITNVALAAN; encoded by the coding sequence ATGAGTACGGCATTTGAAATAACTGGATCAAAAGGCCGCATCCTTTCATTTGGAGAGCTGCTTTTGCGGATTTGCCCCGATGCCGGCGGCCAATGGCTTAACGATAACCAAATGCCGTTTTTTATAGGCGGTGCCGAACTGAATGTAGCGGGCGCTCTGGCGCTTTGGCAATTACCATCGGCATATTTTACTGCCCTGCCGGATAACGCAATGTCGGCCCAGATAATTGATCACCTGGAGGCAAAAAAGATTGATACTTCTCCGGTACATAAGCAAGGCGACAGGATAGGGCTATACTATTTAACCCGCGGCAAGGATATTAAAAACAATGCCCTTATTTATGACCGCGCGGGCTCGGCATTTGCTATGTTAAAACCCGGCCAGGTTAACTGGGATAAAGTTTTGGATGGTGTAAGTTGGTTCCATTTCAGCGCCATATGCCCGGCCATAAGCCAGGATGTGGCCGATGTTTGCCTGGAGGTGCTGGAAGCTGCTTCGGCAAAAGGGATCACCATTTCTGTTGATTTAAATTACCGTTCAAGATTGTGGAAATATGGCAAGCAGCCTATAGATGTAATGCCACAACTTGTAAAATATGCCGATTTGGTGATGGGTAATGTTTGGGCGGCCGAATTGATGCTCGGCATCCCGGTAGCGCCGGATATTCATGAATCGGGACAAAAAAGCATTTACCTTAAAGAGGCGCTTAAAACGTCAGAAACCATCATGGCCCAATACCCCAAATGCAAAGCTGTAGCCAATACTTTCAGATTTGACGCCGGCGAGGGTATTAACTATTATACGGCTTTATACACCGGGGATAAGTTATACAACTCCAGCCAGTATGAAACCGATAAAGTGGTTGACAAAGTTGGCAGCGGCGATTGCTTTATGGCCGGGCTTATTTATGGTTTTTACAATAACCTTGGGCCGCAGCAAACATTACAGTTTGCAACCGCCGCCGCATACACCAAACTGTTTATTGAGGGCGATGCCACCAATAAAACAGTTGAAGAAATTACTAATGTCGCGTTAGCCGCGAACTGA
- a CDS encoding bifunctional 4-hydroxy-2-oxoglutarate aldolase/2-dehydro-3-deoxy-phosphogluconate aldolase, whose product MSKKEIVLDAILTQGTLPLFFYPDAEVSLEITRTLYKAGVRVFEYTNRGAAALANFKVLKQAQQAEMPDLHLGIGTIKSLDEATAFIDAGADFIVSPIVNPEVGEFTAEQELLWIPGCMTPTEIYTAQQHGAALIKIFPANILGPEFVSSIRDLFAGQLFIPTGGVDLNINSISGWFRAGVCAVGMGSKLISKNVLENKLYDQLYSDTVTLLDMVKAAR is encoded by the coding sequence ATGAGCAAAAAAGAGATAGTACTGGATGCGATATTAACACAGGGCACCTTGCCGCTGTTTTTTTATCCCGATGCCGAGGTTAGCCTTGAAATTACCCGCACTTTGTACAAAGCAGGGGTGAGGGTATTTGAATATACCAATCGCGGAGCCGCCGCGCTGGCCAATTTTAAAGTGTTAAAACAGGCTCAACAGGCCGAAATGCCCGATTTGCACCTGGGCATAGGCACCATTAAAAGTCTTGATGAGGCGACAGCTTTTATTGATGCCGGGGCAGATTTTATCGTATCGCCAATTGTGAACCCCGAAGTGGGTGAATTTACCGCGGAACAGGAGTTGCTATGGATTCCGGGGTGTATGACGCCTACCGAAATTTATACAGCGCAGCAGCACGGCGCGGCGTTAATAAAAATTTTCCCGGCCAATATTTTGGGGCCGGAGTTTGTATCATCAATCCGCGATTTGTTTGCCGGTCAGTTGTTTATACCAACGGGTGGCGTCGATTTAAATATCAACAGCATTAGCGGCTGGTTTAGGGCCGGCGTTTGCGCGGTGGGTATGGGCAGCAAACTAATCAGCAAAAATGTATTGGAAAACAAACTGTACGACCAATTATACAGTGATACTGTAACACTGCTTGACATGGTAAAAGCTGCCCGGTAA
- a CDS encoding MFS transporter produces the protein MKEAKVGNYRWVICSLVFFATTINYLDRAVISLLKSPLTDEFKWNDGDYANIEIAFKIAYSLGLLAAGSIIDKVGTKLGYFLSTFFWSVAAVCHAFVASTFGFGVVRSALGISEAGNFPAAIKTVAEWFPKKERAFATGIFNSGSNIGAIVAPLTVPYIAVVWGWRWAFVITGSIGFIWLVLWFFFYQTPAKHKFVTQAELDYINSDQETATPDEKLIEGEKISWGKLLTFKQTWAFVIGKFLTDPIWWFYLFWLPDFLQSQYGLKGTDVAFPVAAVYTMSTVGSIFGGWLPMRLIRNNWAVFKARKTSMFIYALFVIPIVFAQVLGGINMWLAVLVIGIAASAHQAWSANIFTTVSDMFPKKSIGSVTGIGGMFGSIGGVFLSMAVQKNLFVHYRAIHKIEIAYYIMFFVCGSAYILAWLIMHALVPKMKPIKL, from the coding sequence ATGAAAGAAGCCAAAGTTGGAAATTACAGATGGGTGATATGTTCGCTTGTTTTTTTTGCAACAACCATTAATTACCTTGACAGGGCTGTAATCAGCCTGTTAAAGTCGCCGCTAACAGATGAATTCAAATGGAACGATGGGGATTACGCCAATATTGAAATTGCATTTAAAATAGCATACTCCTTAGGTTTATTGGCTGCCGGCAGTATTATCGACAAAGTAGGGACCAAGCTTGGCTATTTTTTGTCGACTTTTTTTTGGAGCGTAGCCGCAGTGTGCCACGCTTTTGTTGCCAGTACATTTGGTTTTGGCGTTGTTCGTTCGGCATTAGGTATTAGCGAGGCCGGTAACTTCCCGGCTGCTATCAAAACTGTAGCCGAGTGGTTCCCTAAAAAAGAAAGGGCTTTTGCAACGGGCATCTTCAATTCCGGATCAAACATCGGGGCCATTGTTGCTCCCTTAACAGTACCCTATATCGCCGTTGTTTGGGGCTGGCGCTGGGCATTTGTTATTACCGGTTCAATTGGTTTTATCTGGCTGGTACTCTGGTTCTTTTTTTACCAAACTCCTGCTAAACATAAATTTGTAACACAAGCAGAACTTGATTATATCAACAGCGATCAGGAAACAGCAACACCAGACGAAAAATTAATAGAGGGCGAAAAAATATCATGGGGCAAGCTGCTTACTTTTAAACAAACCTGGGCATTTGTTATTGGTAAGTTTTTAACGGATCCTATCTGGTGGTTTTACCTGTTTTGGTTGCCCGATTTTTTACAAAGCCAGTATGGATTAAAAGGTACCGATGTAGCATTCCCCGTGGCGGCTGTTTATACCATGTCGACAGTTGGAAGTATTTTTGGCGGCTGGTTGCCAATGAGGCTGATCAGGAACAACTGGGCGGTTTTTAAGGCCAGGAAAACATCTATGTTTATTTACGCTTTGTTTGTGATACCTATTGTTTTTGCACAGGTTTTGGGCGGTATCAACATGTGGCTTGCAGTATTGGTTATAGGTATTGCCGCATCGGCACACCAGGCCTGGAGCGCTAATATATTTACAACCGTGTCGGATATGTTTCCTAAAAAATCTATAGGATCAGTTACCGGTATAGGGGGGATGTTTGGGTCGATAGGTGGTGTGTTTTTGTCAATGGCGGTACAAAAAAATCTGTTTGTGCACTACAGGGCTATTCATAAAATAGAAATTGCCTATTACATCATGTTTTTTGTTTGCGGCAGCGCCTACATACTGGCATGGTTAATTATGCATGCGCTTGTTCCTAAAATGAAGCCTATTAAGCTTTAG